A portion of the Chlamydia avium 10DC88 genome contains these proteins:
- the smpB gene encoding SsrA-binding protein SmpB, which translates to MLGKEIISNRKALHNYEVLETLNAGILLTGTEIKSLRNHGGNLNDSYVTISKGEAWLVNSSIAPYRFGNIYNHEERRKRKLLLHKYEIRKLEGKIAQKGISVIPLSMFISRGYVKIRLGCCRGKKLHDKRQAIITREKQREAQAAFKRYR; encoded by the coding sequence ATGTTAGGTAAGGAAATTATTTCTAATCGTAAAGCCTTACATAATTATGAAGTTTTAGAAACTCTAAATGCTGGAATCCTACTCACAGGGACAGAAATTAAATCTTTGAGAAATCATGGAGGGAATCTCAATGATTCCTATGTTACCATTTCTAAAGGAGAAGCATGGTTAGTCAATTCTAGCATCGCTCCCTACCGCTTTGGTAATATTTATAATCATGAAGAACGAAGAAAACGCAAGTTACTTCTTCATAAATATGAGATCCGTAAGTTGGAAGGGAAGATAGCTCAAAAAGGGATATCTGTGATTCCTTTGAGTATGTTTATTTCTCGGGGTTATGTAAAGATTCGTCTGGGTTGTTGTCGTGGGAAGAAACTTCATGATAAACGTCAGGCTATTATTACAAGAGAGAAACAAAGAGAGGCTCAGGCAGCTTTCAAGCGTTATCGTTGA
- the recF gene encoding DNA replication/repair protein RecF (All proteins in this family for which functions are known are DNA-binding proteins that assist the filamentation of RecA onto DNA for the initiation of recombination or recombinational repair.), translated as MKIHSLCLKNFRNYKDTEITFAPGINYIFGENAQGKTNILEAIYILALGRSFRTPHLIEAISLGASYFFLEMTFDHEEITHSLSIYVDKQGKKIIYDQSPMKTLSQLIGIIPIVLFSYKDSMLISGTPSERRLFLNLLLSQCDSHYKHTLSYYHRALLQRNTLLKTKNISTLSVWDEQLANSGAYLTLRRYSCCNKLNESLQTLWSNTLEEHLKIKFKSSLIKQENISQETLAKELHKQLSASLTRDLDLGNTSVGPHREDFTLMLNNLSASQFSSEGQKHTLLAILRLAECLYIRDSYRTCPLFCMDDIHSGLDDHRISQLLDLAPTLSQTFITSTTLLKHPLITNNQSLHIHQAQVLSYPYIK; from the coding sequence ATGAAGATCCACTCTCTCTGTCTTAAGAATTTTAGAAATTATAAAGATACTGAGATTACTTTTGCCCCAGGAATAAACTATATTTTTGGAGAAAATGCCCAAGGGAAAACTAATATCTTAGAGGCTATTTATATATTAGCTCTCGGAAGATCATTCAGAACTCCCCATCTAATTGAAGCTATTTCTCTTGGGGCTTCCTATTTCTTTTTAGAGATGACATTTGACCATGAAGAGATAACCCATTCACTATCCATATATGTTGACAAACAGGGGAAAAAAATTATCTATGACCAATCCCCTATGAAAACACTTTCCCAATTAATAGGAATTATACCCATTGTATTGTTCTCTTATAAAGACTCGATGCTCATTTCTGGAACACCTTCAGAAAGAAGATTATTTCTAAATCTCTTATTATCCCAATGTGATAGCCACTATAAACATACACTTTCTTATTATCATCGAGCACTACTACAAAGAAATACTCTCTTAAAAACTAAAAACATTTCTACATTATCTGTTTGGGATGAACAACTTGCTAATTCAGGAGCTTATCTTACACTCCGTCGTTATTCCTGCTGTAATAAACTCAATGAATCTCTTCAAACATTGTGGAGTAATACTCTAGAAGAGCATCTAAAGATAAAATTCAAAAGCTCATTAATTAAACAGGAAAATATCTCTCAAGAAACTCTGGCTAAGGAACTTCATAAACAACTATCAGCATCACTAACTCGCGATCTAGACTTGGGAAATACCTCTGTAGGTCCTCATCGTGAGGATTTTACTCTCATGTTAAACAACTTATCTGCATCACAATTTTCTAGTGAAGGTCAAAAACACACTCTACTTGCTATTCTTAGACTTGCAGAATGTCTCTATATTCGAGATAGTTATCGCACCTGCCCTCTATTCTGCATGGACGATATTCATTCAGGATTAGATGACCATCGCATTTCACAATTATTAGATCTAGCACCCACTCTAAGTCAAACGTTTATAACATCAACAACTCTTCTAAAACACCCATTAATCACTAACAATCAATCTCTTCATATTCATCAAGCACAAGTGCTTTCTTATCCATATATTAAATAA
- a CDS encoding esterase/lipase family protein, with amino-acid sequence MKKLLLILLFLISGPSIVADTSIIQTLPSGIDGIKETSQQKESVICVHAFLRSYRSLKPIGNLLEKENYDIFIWNYETRKFTLEKHAEHLIRLIKKIAELKPGVPINFVTHSIGGVIVRVALSRPDCPQEAKHGKAILMAPPNAGSTLARRYRSLAIVQFVFGGKLGRQLLTYCPTKMLNIAKIPPTVDVLILSGNKRSKFIPFHLEYENDGKVCTIETCLDTPHEAYIINTNHTYIITNRKSLFLMREFLKHGSKTHAIQAEPKDLEQKVKEEKQKNSRLNTNQNKDIYVIHCFGSHPYNLYGFPKNWKTNSLQKNETHPEKLRK; translated from the coding sequence ATGAAGAAATTATTATTAATTTTATTATTTCTAATATCAGGTCCTTCAATTGTTGCAGATACTTCTATAATTCAAACACTTCCCTCAGGAATTGATGGAATTAAAGAAACATCGCAACAAAAGGAATCCGTAATATGTGTTCATGCTTTCCTAAGATCCTATAGATCTCTAAAGCCTATCGGAAATCTCTTAGAAAAAGAAAATTACGACATATTTATATGGAACTATGAAACAAGAAAATTTACATTAGAAAAACATGCCGAGCATTTAATACGATTAATTAAAAAAATTGCCGAGTTAAAACCAGGGGTACCAATAAACTTTGTTACTCACTCTATAGGAGGAGTCATTGTTCGAGTTGCCTTATCCAGACCAGATTGTCCTCAAGAAGCAAAACATGGAAAAGCTATTCTCATGGCACCACCTAATGCAGGATCTACACTAGCAAGACGTTATAGATCTCTAGCTATTGTACAGTTTGTCTTTGGAGGAAAACTCGGAAGACAGTTACTAACGTACTGTCCTACGAAAATGCTAAATATTGCAAAAATCCCCCCCACTGTTGATGTTCTTATCCTAAGTGGCAATAAACGAAGTAAATTCATTCCATTTCATTTAGAATACGAAAATGATGGGAAAGTATGTACTATAGAAACTTGTTTAGATACTCCTCATGAAGCCTATATAATTAATACAAACCATACATATATCATTACTAATAGGAAATCCTTGTTCCTGATGAGGGAATTCTTAAAACATGGAAGTAAAACTCATGCTATTCAAGCAGAACCTAAAGATTTAGAACAAAAAGTTAAAGAAGAAAAACAAAAAAACTCCAGACTAAATACGAACCAAAATAAGGATATCTATGTGATCCACTGCTTTGGTTCGCATCCTTATAATCTTTATGGTTTTCCTAAAAATTGGAAAACTAACTCGCTACAAAAAAACGAAACACATCCTGAAAAGTTAAGAAAATAA